A region of uncultured Carboxylicivirga sp. DNA encodes the following proteins:
- a CDS encoding glycoside hydrolase family 2 protein — MLQRLLQLSFIFSLAILYSCSSGDQALKSYELKADWTFRQADDESWHPAIVPGNVHIDLENAGIIDNPFYGTNEDSVQWIEHKDWVYQGEFTIDSETLNFDNIELEFLGLDTYADVTLNGQKLFSSENMFLAYSSEVKQYLKKGTNKLEILFHSPIKMAMPLHKKAKYTYPADNDRSEEHLSVYTRKAPYHYGWDWGPRFVTSGIWRPVKINAWNDARFNDVQFVQNTLSEEKAEITFNYEIEASTASKASVSLTFGNINANKDIELQKGKNNVSIDIIVDNPELWWPNGMGEQKLYAVTSELKTKGQLLDSKSQKIGLRTIEVINQPDSLGVSFYFKVNGIPTYMRGVNYIPNDIFLGRMTDSVYQNNFNDLLASNMNMVRIWGGGVYEDDRFFDLADEKGILLWQDFMFACTMYPSDDAFLANVANEAEYNIKRLRNHPSLAIWCGNNEINVGWNNWGWQQTYGYTEEDQKELLEGYNKLFNQLLPNKLKELDPQRFYYDSSPISNWGDINDMKIADNHYWGVWWGKHEFEKMNEYVPRFMSEFGFQSFPSMETIKTFSEEKDWDIESDVMKTHQKSSIGNVTIKQYMQRDYNMPSNFVDFVYLNQVMQAEGMRIGFEAQRRNKPFCMGSLYWQLNDVWPVVSWSGIDYYGRWKAMQYFIKKAYEPVITSAVMDKDYLQVNLISDKITETNVTSSLQIIQLDGTVVWEQNKEYKLEPNANQVILKTPLKQLIGSIAKNKVILVMNTAYDSTQTETTFLFSKVKQLALQYADVDIRVIENGTVAEVTLKSSEFVKNIELVAEGIDGKWSDNYFDMIPEKEYKISFNSNNPIHDLKSKLQVKSVKNTY; from the coding sequence ATGTTACAAAGATTATTACAACTATCATTCATATTCAGCCTCGCAATCCTTTATTCCTGTTCTTCAGGGGATCAGGCATTAAAGAGCTACGAATTGAAGGCAGACTGGACTTTTCGTCAGGCTGATGATGAAAGCTGGCATCCTGCCATAGTTCCTGGTAACGTGCATATCGACCTTGAAAACGCTGGAATTATTGATAATCCGTTTTATGGAACCAATGAGGATAGTGTACAATGGATAGAACATAAGGACTGGGTTTATCAGGGTGAATTTACAATTGATAGTGAAACATTGAATTTTGATAACATAGAATTAGAGTTTCTGGGTCTGGACACCTATGCTGATGTAACATTAAATGGTCAAAAACTATTCAGTTCGGAGAATATGTTTCTTGCCTACAGCAGTGAGGTAAAGCAGTATTTAAAGAAAGGTACCAATAAGCTTGAGATTCTATTTCACTCACCCATTAAAATGGCAATGCCTTTGCATAAAAAGGCAAAATATACCTACCCTGCCGATAACGACCGATCGGAAGAGCATTTGAGTGTATACACCCGCAAGGCACCCTATCATTATGGTTGGGATTGGGGACCCCGATTTGTTACTTCAGGCATTTGGCGTCCTGTTAAAATAAACGCCTGGAATGATGCCCGTTTTAACGATGTTCAGTTTGTACAAAACACTTTGAGTGAAGAAAAAGCAGAAATAACCTTCAACTACGAAATAGAAGCATCAACAGCTTCGAAAGCAAGCGTTTCATTAACTTTTGGAAACATCAATGCCAACAAAGATATTGAACTTCAAAAAGGTAAAAACAATGTATCCATCGATATCATTGTTGATAACCCAGAATTATGGTGGCCTAATGGTATGGGTGAACAAAAACTCTATGCTGTCACTTCAGAACTTAAAACAAAAGGGCAACTATTGGATTCAAAGAGTCAAAAAATTGGTTTGAGAACCATTGAAGTGATTAATCAACCTGATTCTTTAGGTGTTAGTTTCTACTTCAAGGTAAATGGTATTCCAACTTATATGCGTGGGGTAAATTATATACCAAATGATATCTTTTTAGGCAGAATGACTGATTCTGTTTACCAAAACAACTTCAATGATTTATTGGCCTCTAATATGAACATGGTTCGGATTTGGGGTGGTGGCGTTTACGAAGATGATCGTTTCTTTGACCTGGCTGACGAAAAAGGTATTTTATTATGGCAGGATTTTATGTTTGCCTGTACTATGTATCCGTCGGATGATGCGTTTCTGGCAAATGTGGCCAACGAAGCAGAATACAACATCAAACGCCTGCGTAATCACCCAAGTTTGGCAATCTGGTGTGGTAACAACGAGATAAACGTTGGATGGAATAATTGGGGATGGCAACAGACCTATGGCTATACCGAAGAAGATCAAAAAGAACTTCTGGAAGGATACAACAAATTATTTAATCAGCTATTACCAAATAAACTCAAAGAACTGGATCCACAACGTTTCTATTACGATTCATCACCCATCAGTAACTGGGGTGATATCAATGATATGAAGATTGCAGATAACCACTATTGGGGTGTATGGTGGGGCAAACATGAATTTGAAAAGATGAACGAATATGTTCCTCGTTTTATGAGCGAATTCGGATTTCAATCCTTCCCTTCAATGGAAACAATAAAAACTTTTTCGGAAGAAAAAGACTGGGACATTGAATCAGATGTGATGAAAACTCATCAAAAGAGTTCAATTGGTAATGTAACCATAAAACAATATATGCAACGTGATTATAATATGCCATCCAACTTCGTGGATTTTGTCTACCTCAACCAGGTAATGCAGGCTGAAGGTATGCGCATTGGTTTTGAAGCTCAGCGTCGCAATAAACCTTTCTGCATGGGTTCACTTTACTGGCAACTAAACGATGTTTGGCCAGTGGTGTCATGGTCGGGAATTGATTATTATGGTCGTTGGAAGGCCATGCAGTATTTCATCAAAAAGGCTTATGAACCGGTAATCACTTCAGCAGTAATGGACAAAGATTACCTTCAGGTCAATCTGATTTCAGATAAAATTACTGAAACCAATGTGACAAGCTCCCTACAAATAATACAACTCGATGGCACCGTTGTATGGGAACAAAATAAAGAATACAAACTGGAACCAAATGCAAACCAGGTAATTCTGAAAACTCCTTTAAAGCAATTGATCGGAAGTATAGCTAAAAACAAGGTTATACTTGTGATGAATACAGCATACGATTCCACCCAAACCGAGACAACGTTCTTATTCTCTAAAGTGAAACAACTTGCCTTGCAGTATGCTGATGTTGACATTAGGGTTATTGAGAATGGAACTGTAGCAGAAGTGACCCTTAAAAGCTCTGAGTTTGTTAAAAACATTGAGTTAGTAGCTGAAGGTATCGATGGCAAATGGAGCGATAATTACTTTGATATGATTCCCGAGAAAGAATATAAAATCAGTTTTAACAGCAACAATCCAATTCATGATCTGAAATCCAAATTGCAAGTTAAATCTGTAAAAAATACCTATTAG
- a CDS encoding transglutaminase domain-containing protein yields the protein MNKSFLIALLALVTFSCKGKYDEELTKALQLSGDNRAQLEKTIEHYDGEQQEAAKFLIRYMPERDLTSLTFEFLTENIDYAYVAREEFPWAKALDKESFFNEVLPYVSMNETRERWRADFYTRFKKYLTDAKTIEDAIWAINNNILNEVNVEYNTKRNKPDQSPYESMEINMASCSGLSILLVDAFRAVGIPSRVAGTPNWYNNSGNHNWVEVKVNGQWHFTEYYPSGTFDEAWFLERAGKANDEDAYQWIYASSYKPTEIAFPLVWDENIKYVYATNETSRYKRLYAEQNLGVVNGIPVKVIMLLGEQCSISGNNRVKAEVKLLNDGSVVDSGYTSGPEDDMNRYLTFPLDKNKKYELQFINSKGETITQSIESEDQEEQIILSY from the coding sequence ATGAATAAATCATTTTTGATTGCATTACTTGCCTTAGTAACCTTTTCGTGCAAAGGCAAGTACGACGAAGAATTAACAAAAGCTCTGCAATTAAGTGGTGACAACCGGGCTCAACTGGAAAAGACCATTGAACACTACGATGGAGAACAACAGGAGGCTGCTAAATTTCTGATCAGATATATGCCTGAGAGAGACCTGACTTCATTAACCTTTGAGTTTCTGACGGAAAATATCGATTATGCCTATGTTGCACGCGAAGAATTTCCCTGGGCTAAGGCTCTGGATAAGGAATCCTTTTTCAATGAGGTACTCCCATACGTTTCAATGAACGAAACCCGCGAACGCTGGCGTGCTGATTTCTACACCCGTTTTAAAAAATATCTTACTGATGCCAAAACCATTGAAGATGCCATCTGGGCCATCAACAATAATATTTTAAATGAGGTGAACGTTGAATACAATACCAAGCGTAATAAGCCTGATCAGAGTCCATACGAATCAATGGAGATAAACATGGCTTCCTGTTCAGGGTTATCCATTCTTTTGGTTGATGCCTTTCGTGCAGTTGGAATTCCTTCACGTGTTGCCGGAACACCCAATTGGTACAACAATTCAGGAAATCACAACTGGGTTGAAGTAAAAGTGAACGGCCAATGGCATTTTACCGAATATTATCCTTCCGGAACATTTGATGAAGCCTGGTTTTTGGAACGTGCAGGTAAAGCTAATGATGAAGATGCCTATCAATGGATTTATGCTTCCTCATACAAACCAACAGAAATAGCTTTCCCTCTTGTTTGGGACGAAAATATCAAATATGTATATGCTACCAACGAAACATCACGTTACAAAAGGCTTTACGCTGAACAAAATCTGGGTGTGGTTAATGGCATTCCTGTTAAGGTTATTATGTTATTAGGTGAACAATGCAGCATTAGTGGCAATAACCGCGTTAAAGCAGAAGTGAAATTACTTAACGATGGCTCAGTAGTTGACAGTGGTTATACCAGTGGACCTGAAGATGATATGAATCGTTATCTGACATTTCCTCTTGATAAGAATAAAAAATATGAGCTTCAGTTTATCAACTCAAAAGGTGAAACCATTACTCAATCGATTGAGTCTGAAGACCAGGAAGAACAAATTATTCTGAGTTATTAA
- a CDS encoding carbohydrate-binding family 9-like protein — protein MKKLLIILFLAATIGLQAQYFNFIEPEQYLCFKIDHDFTIDGNINKTEWQKADWTHLFVDIEGRNFKKPYYNTRAKMLWSDQYLYFAFELKDHHIWANITQKDAVIFHDNDIELFIDANGDTHNYLELELNALNTVWDLFLTKPYREGSPVLNEFDFVGLQTAVQINGTLNNPHDEDDSWTVEVAIPWSNLVTTFTHRRLPHHGENMRMNFSRVQWETQVIDGKYEKVRNPETGKPVPENNWIWSPMGVIDMHRPELWGIVTFVDQPINQSFFNKDEEILRQLLLHIYKAQRSEYRKSGNYLQTVDQFNITNELLEKYNIHMDVLEYSFEIKGSTPDNKVSYYCNTEGRLVKIQ, from the coding sequence TTGAAAAAGTTACTGATCATTCTATTTTTAGCAGCAACCATTGGTTTACAGGCTCAGTATTTCAACTTTATTGAACCTGAACAATACTTGTGTTTTAAAATCGACCATGACTTTACCATTGATGGAAACATCAATAAAACGGAGTGGCAAAAGGCAGATTGGACTCACCTTTTTGTTGATATTGAAGGAAGAAATTTTAAAAAGCCTTATTACAATACAAGAGCCAAAATGCTATGGAGCGATCAGTACCTTTATTTTGCTTTTGAATTAAAGGATCATCATATCTGGGCTAATATTACTCAGAAAGATGCTGTAATTTTCCATGATAACGACATTGAGCTTTTTATTGATGCCAATGGAGACACTCACAATTATCTAGAACTGGAACTAAACGCTTTAAATACGGTTTGGGATTTATTTCTAACAAAACCCTATCGCGAAGGCAGTCCTGTCTTGAACGAATTTGATTTTGTGGGATTACAAACGGCAGTGCAAATAAATGGCACGTTGAACAATCCACATGATGAAGATGATTCGTGGACAGTGGAAGTAGCTATTCCTTGGTCAAATCTGGTTACCACATTTACTCATCGTCGTTTACCTCATCATGGCGAAAATATGCGCATGAACTTTTCACGGGTTCAATGGGAAACACAGGTAATTGATGGCAAGTATGAAAAAGTCCGAAACCCGGAAACAGGCAAACCAGTTCCTGAAAACAACTGGATTTGGTCACCAATGGGTGTAATTGATATGCATCGTCCTGAGCTTTGGGGAATAGTAACATTTGTTGATCAACCAATTAATCAATCCTTCTTTAATAAAGACGAAGAGATATTACGACAGTTATTATTGCATATTTACAAAGCACAGCGAAGTGAGTACAGAAAAAGTGGAAATTACTTGCAAACAGTTGATCAGTTTAACATTACAAATGAATTACTTGAAAAATATAACATCCATATGGATGTACTCGAATATTCATTTGAAATAAAAGGATCTACTCCCGATAATAAAGTCAGCTATTATTGTAATACCGAAGGTCGTTTAGTTAAAATCCAATAA
- a CDS encoding family 10 glycosylhydrolase: protein MKLPVLFIALFSLIFVSCSTKKQEVETKNWIWVYANKDKTAEEWTQQLEQYNKIGIKAILLGANKEVLKKVIPLAHQKNIEVHAWMWTLNRNGDTIAAQNPNWFSVNRLGESCYDKKPYVNYYSWVCPSIPEVQKHILKQVADLLKIEGLDGIHLDYVRYSDAILPKGLWKKYDLVQDKVYPEWDYGYNPSNLKFFKALYGYNPVDLKDPNTDENWVEFRLNTVTELVNKIADLVHSQNKQLTAAVFPSPRMAREMVYQAWDQWNLDAALPMIYHNFYEEDLDWIGETTAEGVATINGKFPIYTGLFVPDLKDSDLKAATNIAIESGAEGWALFDAGSFERLHQSKFD from the coding sequence ATGAAGTTACCTGTTTTATTTATAGCATTGTTTTCTTTGATATTCGTATCCTGTTCGACAAAAAAGCAGGAAGTAGAAACCAAAAACTGGATTTGGGTTTATGCCAATAAAGACAAAACAGCTGAAGAGTGGACTCAACAGCTGGAGCAATACAATAAAATAGGAATCAAAGCTATTTTACTTGGAGCAAATAAGGAAGTATTAAAAAAAGTAATACCATTGGCTCATCAGAAAAACATTGAGGTACATGCCTGGATGTGGACTTTAAACCGTAACGGCGATACAATAGCTGCCCAAAATCCCAATTGGTTTTCAGTAAATCGTTTGGGCGAATCGTGTTACGACAAGAAGCCCTATGTTAATTATTACAGCTGGGTGTGTCCTTCTATTCCTGAGGTACAAAAACACATTTTAAAACAGGTAGCCGATCTTCTAAAAATTGAAGGCCTTGATGGCATACATCTCGATTACGTAAGATATTCCGACGCTATCTTACCCAAAGGATTATGGAAAAAATACGATTTAGTTCAAGACAAAGTTTATCCGGAATGGGATTACGGTTACAACCCTTCCAATCTTAAATTTTTCAAAGCCTTGTACGGATATAACCCGGTAGATCTGAAAGATCCGAACACTGATGAAAACTGGGTTGAATTCAGACTAAATACGGTTACTGAATTGGTGAATAAAATTGCAGACTTGGTTCATAGTCAGAACAAACAACTTACGGCAGCAGTATTTCCTTCGCCCCGAATGGCTCGCGAAATGGTTTACCAAGCCTGGGACCAATGGAATCTTGATGCAGCTCTGCCAATGATCTACCACAATTTTTACGAAGAAGACCTTGACTGGATCGGTGAGACAACAGCCGAAGGTGTGGCTACAATCAATGGAAAATTCCCCATCTACACAGGTTTGTTTGTGCCTGATTTAAAAGACAGCGATTTAAAAGCTGCAACTAATATTGCTATTGAATCAGGCGCTGAAGGATGGGCATTGTTCGATGCCGGATCATTTGAAAGATTACATCAATCAAAATTTGACTAG
- a CDS encoding GH92 family glycosyl hydrolase, whose translation MKIYSAIIISLLLWSCSNKQIATNNDTSLLSYVNPFMGTDGPGNTYPGAQFPFGAVQLSPDHGLSGWDRISGYSYPDTIISGFSHMHLSGTGAGDLYDLLFMPINNRSSRTIKENGNRPFSVFSHSEEGASPGYYWVMLQDFGIKAEMTATTRGGVQRYYFPADVGKAVFLDLGYALNWDGPKDTYIKVIDNKTLVGYRKSSGWAADQRVYFKAEFSIPFNYYQLFEEDKEVQSEAHAKHTKIKLNFVSNQEEVIEIKVALASSNLEGAEANFASELANKSFAEIKVEAEQAWMKELSKISIESDDEELKKTFYTTLYQTMLNPRVFSDVNGYYKAPNGKTEHADNFTRYELFSLWDTFRAAHPLYTIMHPNRVQDMVKSFMAHYYESGLLPVWSLEGNETNMMIGYHSVPVIVDAYFKGLLNDLDAEELYTACKASAMQDAHRIDEYKAKGFVTADEKHENWSVSLTLEYAYDDWCIAQLAKDLDKQEDYQYFIKRSDNWANHYDSESSFLRTIEADGNFIKHFIPKEYTDDYCESNAWQYFWFVPHNIQGLINKLGSSERFEEKLDSMFSYYPQPDDKLPIFSTGMIGQYAHGNEPSHHVGYLYNFIGKSWKTQAIVRQITESQYSATPNGHCGNEDCGQMSAWFVYSALGFYPVNPADGNYVFGSPLMNKATIRLDNGKLFVVKAENLSKNNIFIQEAILNGQSLKKSYIRHQDIINGGELIFLMGSKPNIDLWTDTNAYPPSDELKD comes from the coding sequence ATGAAAATATATTCAGCCATTATAATAAGCCTTCTTCTGTGGTCATGTTCAAATAAACAGATTGCCACCAATAATGATACAAGTTTACTAAGCTATGTAAATCCGTTTATGGGCACAGACGGACCTGGCAACACCTACCCCGGAGCCCAATTTCCCTTCGGTGCTGTTCAGTTAAGTCCGGATCATGGATTAAGTGGCTGGGATCGCATATCGGGTTACTCCTACCCCGATACCATCATTAGTGGCTTTAGTCATATGCATTTAAGCGGCACCGGTGCCGGCGATTTATACGACCTGCTCTTCATGCCCATCAACAATCGTAGTTCAAGAACTATCAAGGAGAATGGTAACCGTCCCTTTTCAGTTTTCTCCCACTCTGAAGAGGGAGCCTCTCCGGGATACTATTGGGTGATGCTTCAGGACTTTGGTATAAAGGCAGAAATGACGGCAACAACCCGAGGTGGAGTTCAACGCTACTACTTCCCCGCCGATGTGGGTAAGGCCGTTTTTCTCGATTTAGGTTACGCCTTAAATTGGGATGGTCCTAAGGACACCTACATCAAAGTTATTGATAACAAAACACTGGTAGGTTATCGCAAGTCATCTGGTTGGGCTGCCGACCAACGTGTGTATTTTAAAGCTGAGTTTTCAATACCCTTCAATTACTACCAGCTATTTGAAGAAGACAAAGAAGTTCAATCAGAAGCACATGCAAAACACACCAAAATTAAACTCAATTTCGTCTCTAACCAGGAAGAAGTTATTGAGATTAAGGTAGCATTGGCATCTTCTAATTTGGAAGGAGCCGAAGCCAACTTTGCTTCTGAATTAGCCAACAAAAGTTTTGCTGAAATAAAAGTGGAAGCGGAACAAGCATGGATGAAAGAATTATCAAAGATCTCCATTGAATCCGACGATGAAGAGTTAAAGAAAACCTTTTATACCACACTCTATCAAACCATGCTGAATCCGCGTGTTTTTTCTGATGTAAACGGATACTACAAAGCTCCGAATGGAAAAACAGAACATGCTGACAATTTTACACGTTATGAGTTATTCTCTCTATGGGATACTTTCAGGGCGGCTCATCCACTATACACGATTATGCACCCAAACAGGGTTCAGGATATGGTTAAATCGTTCATGGCTCATTATTACGAGAGCGGATTATTACCTGTTTGGTCGCTCGAAGGCAACGAAACCAATATGATGATTGGCTATCATTCGGTACCTGTTATTGTGGATGCATATTTTAAGGGTCTATTGAATGATTTAGATGCTGAAGAGTTATATACGGCCTGCAAAGCATCAGCCATGCAGGATGCTCATCGAATAGACGAGTATAAAGCAAAAGGTTTTGTTACGGCAGATGAAAAGCATGAAAACTGGTCGGTATCCCTGACATTGGAATATGCTTATGATGATTGGTGCATTGCCCAATTGGCAAAAGATCTTGATAAGCAAGAAGACTATCAGTATTTCATAAAACGATCTGACAACTGGGCAAATCATTACGATAGTGAAAGCTCATTTCTGAGAACAATTGAAGCTGATGGTAACTTTATCAAACATTTTATTCCTAAAGAATATACAGATGATTACTGCGAATCGAATGCATGGCAGTATTTCTGGTTTGTTCCTCATAATATTCAGGGCTTGATAAACAAATTAGGTTCATCAGAACGATTTGAAGAAAAACTGGATTCGATGTTCAGTTATTATCCCCAACCCGATGATAAACTTCCCATCTTCAGCACAGGTATGATAGGCCAGTATGCACACGGAAATGAACCAAGCCATCATGTTGGTTATTTATACAATTTTATTGGTAAGTCATGGAAAACACAGGCAATCGTACGTCAGATAACTGAAAGTCAATATTCTGCCACACCTAATGGTCATTGTGGAAACGAAGATTGCGGACAAATGTCGGCCTGGTTTGTGTATTCCGCTTTGGGCTTTTACCCGGTTAATCCGGCTGATGGTAACTATGTTTTCGGAAGCCCATTGATGAATAAAGCAACCATTCGACTTGACAATGGCAAACTATTTGTTGTAAAAGCAGAGAATCTGTCTAAAAACAATATTTTTATACAAGAAGCCATTCTTAATGGCCAATCACTGAAAAAATCCTACATCCGACACCAGGACATAATCAATGGAGGCGAGTTGATCTTTTTAATGGGATCGAAGCCTAATATTGACTTATGGACTGATACAAATGCTTATCCTCCGTCCGACGAACTTAAAGATTAG